CCTACTTATCCTCGCAGGGTTTTTCCCTTGACGTCGATCGATTCCAACCATCGGCCAGTGGGCAATTCCTTAATCACCTTCTTGAGATCATCTTATCCAGCACGAGTTATCACGGTAATCGGACCAGATGTTAATGACACTGATGTCTTAAAAAATCCTTTCATATCGTTGTTCATGGGTGTATTTTTGGGGAAAGTATATGTATCAACAGttcaataataaatataaataaattattattattattattgctcctattatttaaaaaaaaaaaaaaaaaaacgaatagaGTTAAAAGTAGTAGTGGGTGGTGTGGTGAGTGAGCCCTAAGAAGTGGATCTTGGCCCAAAATAAATACAGATCCGCATTTACAGGGCCAATTTTTTCTTTGATATTTTGAGGTTTGACAGTTTTGCACTTCATTCTCTTCTTTCTCCATTTCTTCACGAATTCGTTTCTGTAACCATCAAATCCTAaccaatttcatatatatacaaaCTACTCCGTATACATCTAAATAAACGAATTGAAATCTAATTGCTTTTTGGAGGTTCAACAAATGCAGTTTTGCATTTGGAATCTTATTTACCAGGCATGTGGTTCTTCCCCctttttaaaaattcaattttTCTGTTGTTAATTTTAGGTTAATTATCGTTTATCATAAATTTATACTCTGATATTCATAAAGTTATCACCTTTTTATCATTTGGGTATTGATTAAACCGATTATATATGTTGCAAGTTATAATCTTTATCTTGAAATGTTTGGTATATGAATGTTACAACTGTTAATTTTATGTAAAGGTTCTATCTTTATAAATTCCAGATTGTTATATGTGAACTTTcttcctttttattttttattttcatgtaTCAAGTTACCTTTTTTATATATTCATATAGTGGAAATGATATATGAAATTTGTAAGTTATCATAATTTACTGATTtaaatttctttaatgacattcaaTCCAATCCAATTAACAATTAAATAGGCATCTTTCATGATGTATGTATTATGTTTGGTTGTTTTATCTGGATTATTCTCTCATGTAATTTTGTTTATCAAGTAATATTTGTATTCATTTACTTGAATTTTAATGAAAGGTTACTCTTTTATTTGCCGATATTTTATACGTTAAAAGATACATTTAATCACGAATGTAACTTAAATTTATCTCTTGGTATTGCAGATTAATCCAAGTGATCATAGTTCATAAGCTATAATGAGAGCAGCAATGTGTTTGTCAAATTTTCATCTTGCTAGATGCCAAGTTCATATCGCTTCGGCTTCTTTGTTgaaaaaatttaataatttaagcACAAAAGGCGAAAATAATCGTAGGTTTCAGTTACTTCGCCCCAATATTTATGGCCTACAAGGCGGAAATAATAGAAGATGGACACAAAAATCCTTATCTACAAACACGGAAGGAAAGAACATTACAAGGAGAAAAACAAACATTGGCCAACGAATAGCCGATGTAACTAGTTTAACAAATAGTAGCAGTTTAAATATAACTAGAGTAGAGAACAGTGAATGTAAAACTGTTCCTGTTGACCAAACGATCTCTGAAAACGATGATAATATATCGAAGCTCACAACCATAATTTGTTTTGATATCGAGACAACGGGGTATCTTAGAGATGTTGAGCGAATAATTGAGATTGCGTTCCAGGTTCTTAGTGGGGGAGTAAATAGTACTTTTCAAACTCTTGTGAACCCAAATAAGATTGTGACAAATTCACATGTTCATGGAATTTCGACGTATATGGTCAGATCACCAGGCGTACCAAGGTACCGTCTATAATTTTCtacttatgattttttttttttgttttctatttATGTTCTTTGAGTTGCTTTTATATGTTAGATATAAACACTTAATAGTTGACATTGTTATGTAATGTtatcagtggcggaacttgaatccGACCGTAGATGGGGCGTAGATGGGGCGGGtataaaaatttattaattttttcatTGACAGATGGGGtaaacaccaaaaaaaaaaaaccttatttgttagtattttttttttttcaagtgtaaattttttcttaaaaaaaaatccaACTCGGGCGTGTGCCCCGCCCAGTCTCCATAAAGGTCCACCCCTGAATGTTATATATCTTTGTTGGTTTGCCAAAATGGGGTGTACTAATTGTTCAAGCGCAAGATAGTTTTGCTTTGAGAGACTTTGACTCCCATTTCACACTCTTTTTTAATTCTCTTCAAAAGTATccttttcgttaaatttatttgcCGATTTACTAACCGATCGAACTTTTTGGGTCCTTTACTTTGCTGATTACTACTATTCGTTTTTAAAAATttggttgaattttttttttcgtcATTTTATTTTGGATTTTGCTAACGACAACCCAACAAAGCTATCGTTAACACACTTTAAGATATTGTACATGGCGGTTACTAGTCATTTTTTTAATGAAGGTTATCAAAATGTACAATGAATTAAAGCATCTTAATGACGGCCCTAAGGGGCTGTCGTTAGCAAAATTCTTTTATTTTTTATCACAACTTGAAACAACCTAAGAACATTTAAAATCCCCTTTCGTAGAGCTAATATCCGATTCTAGTTATTTGTGAACGGGTAAATGGATGAGGTTTTACATTTTTAGACAACCGGAAGGAGAGTATTTTTACTCAGATATACGCGACCTGAGTTATCTCCGTGACCGTTTCCGACCCTTGATTTTGCTCATTCAATAtcaaataatcactttttataatatatatatatatatatatatatatatatatatatatatatatatatatatatatatatatatatatatatatatattttgagttgtgatgttGTGATAAGGAATCTTATAAGCATGAACGTGTGCAGGATGGAAGAGTTGATACCGATTATACTACAATACGTTAAAAGCCACCAAAAACCTGGTGGACGAACAATATTCGTTGCACACAATGCCAAGTCGTTTGACGTCCCTTTTTTAATCAAAGAATTCAAACGTTGTGGTTACGAAATCCCACCAGAATGGAATTTCTTGGACACAATGCCTTTTGCCTGGAAACTAATGAAAGTCGAAGGTTAGTTTATCACCTCTTGTTATTTATTGCTATTGTATGTCTTTGGTGACGTGTCATCTACGTAAGTTGCCACGTGGCATCCTTACAACTTGACACATCACCTAATTAAATTGGTTTTGATGATATGGGCAGGATCAACGCTTCCTAAAAGATCGCTCCAGGCTCTTAGGGAGTACTATAATATACCACTTAATGGTACAGCGCACAGAGCCATGTCGGATGTAAATGTTCTTGCAATGGTTTTACAGAAATTGACTCACGACTTGAAACTCACGATTCCTGATCTTATTAAAGATCATACTTTCACAGCGTCAGAAGTAATTAGTAATTCAAAGAAGAAGAAAGATTCAAAATAATAGCATTGTTGTAGTTTTTTAGAATGCTTATTTTTAGATTGTCAAAGTAATTGTTGTAATCGGAATTCTATTGATGTAGTGTACCGATTTATTTAAAAATCTTGTTATAATTTATGTACCTGCGTATACCCGCAtgctttatatatatacacatcatcgGCACATACCTAACAATGCATAATCAATGAATTATTAATAACGTAAGTATGCCATCCAGTCCCGCACACATCATCATGTGCCACCAGGAGATCGCGCATGATAATGTTAGGCG
The window above is part of the Rutidosis leptorrhynchoides isolate AG116_Rl617_1_P2 chromosome 1, CSIRO_AGI_Rlap_v1, whole genome shotgun sequence genome. Proteins encoded here:
- the LOC139885704 gene encoding exonuclease DPD1, chloroplastic/mitochondrial, whose amino-acid sequence is MRAAMCLSNFHLARCQVHIASASLLKKFNNLSTKGENNRRFQLLRPNIYGLQGGNNRRWTQKSLSTNTEGKNITRRKTNIGQRIADVTSLTNSSSLNITRVENSECKTVPVDQTISENDDNISKLTTIICFDIETTGYLRDVERIIEIAFQVLSGGVNSTFQTLVNPNKIVTNSHVHGISTYMVRSPGVPRMEELIPIILQYVKSHQKPGGRTIFVAHNAKSFDVPFLIKEFKRCGYEIPPEWNFLDTMPFAWKLMKVEGSTLPKRSLQALREYYNIPLNGTAHRAMSDVNVLAMVLQKLTHDLKLTIPDLIKDHTFTASEVISNSKKKKDSK